Part of the Janibacter alkaliphilus genome is shown below.
GAGACCTGGGGCGCCCGGGTCGGGGTGCCGACGATCCGCTCCGACCGGGAGGGCGCCGACCCGGCCGCGGTCGCCTTCGACGCGGTGCACGCGGCCGCCGAGATGGAGACCGACGCGGTGATCATCGACACCGCCGGCCGGCTGCACAACAAGGTCGGCCTCATGGACGAGCTGGCCAAGGTCAAGCGGGTCATCGAGAAGCAGAGCCCGATCGACGAGGTGCTGCTCGTCCTGGACGCCACCACCGGGCAGAACGGCCTGGCCCAGGCGAAGGTCTTCGCCGAGGTCGCGAACATCACCGGGGTCGTGCTCACCAAGCTCGACGGCACCGCCAAGGGCGGCATCGTCGTGGCCGTGCAGCGTCAGCTCGGGGTGCCGGTCAAGCTCGTCGGGCTGGGCGAGGGCCCGGACGACCTGGCGCCCTTCGTCCCCGAGGCCTTCGTGGACGCCATCGTCGGCTGAGCCGGACCGCCCTGGACCACGACACGGACGACGAAGGGGGCCCGCCACCGTCAGACGGTGGCGGGCCCCCTTCGTCGTGCGGAGGCGCTGCGGCTCAGCGGCTCTGCTCGAAGGTGAGGTAGTACTGCAGGTTGTCGCCGCTCACCACGGCCCAGGCCACCTCGACGTCGATCGTCGCCGTGCCGCCCCCGCTGAGCGCGGGCGCGGAGCAGATGGTGGACCGGCCCTCGATGAGGGTGAGCCCGGTGCCGCAGGTGATGTCGCTCGGGCTGTGCCCGTAGCCCTTCATCGCGTCGTAGGCCTTGCTCTCCAGCTCGGCGCTCTCCAGCCGCTGCGAGCTGTCGGTGTTGTCGGTGCCCGACGGCGGGTCCGGGACGCTCGGGGTGGTCGGCGTCGGCGTCGTCGTGGTGCTCGAGCTCGTCGGCGGGGTGGTCGTCGACGTCGGCGGGGTGGTCGAGGAGTCCGTGGTGGAGGAGTCCGAGGTGGACGAGTCGGTGCTGCTCGACGAGGTCGTCGTGGTGTCCGGGTCGTCCGAGTCGCCGTCGTTGACCGCCCAGATGACGCCGCCGGCGCAGCAGACGAGGAGGATCAGGGCGAGGATGCCGCCGACGATCCAGGCCCAGACCGGGACGCCCTTCTTCGGCGGCTCACCGCCCTGCCCGTAGCCACCCTGGCCACCGCCGGGACCGTAGCCGCCGGGCTGGCCGTAGCCGCCCTGACCGCCGCCGGGCTGCGGGCTCTGCGGCGAGCCGTAGGGGCTGGAGCCACCCTGCCCGCCCGGCTGCTGGCCGTAGCCGCCCTGACCCGGCTGCTGGCCGTAGCCCGGCTGCTGCGGGTCCTGCGGCGAGCCGTAGGGGCTGGAGCCGCCCTGCCCGGGGCCGGGCGGCGGAGGTGGGGGCTGCGTCATGGTCTCTCTCCCTGCGCGTCGGTGGCCGTGGGTCCGGCCGGGTCCGTGGTCGAGCCCGGGACGGCGCACGCGGGGGTCCCCCCGGGGAAGATGTGCCGGTTGCGGGCGACCCAACGGTAAGCCAGAGCGGCCACCCGGTCGAGGACCGGCGCGGTCAGCAGCGCGCCGAGCGGCCGTGCCCAGGGGTAGGAGGCGCGCAGCATCCGGGCCACCGCGGCGTGACCGGAGGCGATGCTGCCGTCCGTCGCCACCCACTGCAGGGCCTCGTCGCACTCCGCCTGGGTCAGGCCCAGGGCATCGAGGTCGAGGGCCTGGCTGGGGGCCACGTCGAAACGCTCCGGCTCGGGGCGGAAGCGCCGCTCCACGAGGCTCGCCGCGCGGGTGCACATGCCGCAGTCGCCGTCGAAGACGAGGACAGGTCGTCGCATCACCCGAGCCTACCCGCGCACCGGGACCTCGCCGCCGAGCGTCCAGCCCTCCCGCAGCGGCAGCCGGTCCCCGCTCCAGAAGACCCCCGGGTCGTACCAGCCGGTCGGCACGTCGCCGTCCAGCAGACCCATCTCCTCGAAGGTGGCCCCGACCACCTCGGCGCAGTAGGCCACCTCCGGGCGCATCCCCTTCGCGCGGTCCTGGCGGCGGGAGAGGTGCGCGTCCCGCCCGCGCAGCCACCGCCAGGCCAGCCGCCCGGTGAAGGGGAAGGAGACCCCGTCCAGGCGGGCCACCGCCCGCAGCGCCCCGTCCTCCTGGGCCCGGCCGGCCTCGGGCAGCAGCTGACGCACCCAGGCGCGCTGCCGATAGGTCGTCTGCCAGCGCAGCACCGCCTCGCGCAGGTCGTGCAGCTGCACCCCGCGGTGGCGCTCGCCGGTCCACACGTCCGGCAGCGACCGCCCCAGCTCGGCGTGCCACATCAGCGGCGGCAGGTCCTCGAGCACCAGCGCCATCCCGACATGGTTCACCGGGCTGTTCGTCGCCGCCTGGATCGCCCGGTCCGCCACGCTGCGGCCGCGGAAGATCCACACGTCCCCGGTGCGCGCCGCGGCCACCGCCTCGTCCAGGGTCAGCCCGTCGCTGCTGCTCGCCATGCGGCCCATCCTGCCCGGTCACGGCACAGCCCGTCGGCGGCCAGGGCAGGATGGGCGCATGGCTCTGCGACGCCCCGCTGCCCGACGCCCCCCTGCCCGGCTGGTCAAGGCGCTCGGGGTCGCCTCGCTCGTCGGGGTCGCGGCCACCGGCGCGGTGGTCGCCCGCGGCGAGCGGCAGCGGCGCAGCTACACCCCTGAGCAGGTCCGTCGGCGGCTGCACGAGCGGCACGCCGAGACGGTCGACCACGACGGCCCGGTCCTCGGCGCCCCGGACTGACGTGGCCGCCTCCCGGCTGCGTCGCGTCGGCCGTGGGCTGCGGCTGGTCGTCGTGCTGATCCTCGTCGCGGTCGCCGCGCGGATCCTCTGGTGCGGCTACGGCCCGCACGACCCGGACGTCGGTGCCCAGGTCCGCTTCCTCGACGCCGCCGTCGACGACGGCGCCGGGGAGTCGATGCAGCAGCTCTTCCCCGAGGGCGAGTACTTCCTGCTCGTCCTCAGCGGGCTGGCCGCCCCGGCCGACGACGAGCTCACCGAGCCGCAGCAGGTGACGGTCATGACCGAACGGCTGGAGCGCATCGGGCAGAGCGAGGTCAGCGCTCCCTTCGCCGGCTCCGCCGGGACCGAGCACGGCGCCTTCTACCACGGGTGGACGCTGCTGCTGGAGGTCGAGCGGGCCCGGCTCAGCGGCGAGCAGCCGCACCGTCAGCGGGTGCGCGAGCAGGCCGAGCGCCTGGCCGACGCGCTCGCGGAAGCCCCCAGCGGCTACCTGGAGTCCTACGCCGGGCAGACCTGGCCGGTCGACAACGTCGTCGCCGCGGCCGCCCTCGCCCGCGCCGACGAGCTCCTCGGGCTGCCGGAGGTCGGGCGCACCGTGGCCGCCTGGCCGGAGCGAGTCGCCGCCACCCGCGACCCCGGGACCGGGCTGCTGCCGCACCAGGTGGACGGCCAGGGACAGACCCTCGACGGGCCACGCGCCACCTCGCAGTCGCTGATCCAGCTCTTCTGGCCCGAGATCGACCCGGACACCGCGCCGGAGCAGTGGCAGCGGTTCGTGGACACCTTCGTCGACCGTCGCGCCGGACTGGTGGGCGTCCGGGAGCACCCGAAGGGGGTGGACCGCGGCGGCGACGTCGACTCCGGGCCGCTGGTCCTCGGCGTCTCGCTCAGCGCCACCGTGGTCACCCTCGGCGCCGCCCGGGCGCACGGTGACCTGGACCTGGCCGAGGACCTCTCCCGGGAGGGCGAGCTGCTCGGGCTGCCCCTCCAGCTGGCCGGGCAGCGCCGCTACGCCGGCGGGGTGCTGCCGGTGGGCGACGCCTTCCTCGCCTGGGCGCGGACCGTGCCGGCCGCCGAGCCGGAGGTCGACAGCGGCGCCCCGGCGCCGTCGTGGTGGGCGTGGGCGCTGCTGCCGCTGGGGCTGGCCGCGGTGATCCAGGTCGCACCCCGGGTCTCACGCCGTGGGACGGTGCGCTCGCCGTAACACGACCCTTACCTGCGACCCCTGGCCGTAACACCGGCGAAACACGTCGTGGCCCCGAGGCGAAACACCGGCGGAGAACAGTGTCCGGCCATGAGCACACTCGCACCCCTGGCGGCGGACCCACCCGCCATCGACACCGCGGCCACGGCCTTCATGATCATCTGCGCCTCGCTGGTGCTGCTGATGACCCCGGGCCTGGCCCTCTTCTACGGCGGCATGACCCGGGCCAAGTCGGTCCTCAACATGATGATGATGTCCTTCGGCGCCATGGGCGTCGCCGGCGTCATCTACGTGCTGTGGGGCTACTCCATGGCCTTCGGCGGGTCGGACATCGGCGGCCTCTTCGCCAACCCCTTCGAGAAGTTCGGGCTGCGCGGCGTCGCCAGCGCCGTCGAGGGCGTCACCGCCACCGTCGGCGCCGACGGCATGCCCGTCATCGACGTCTTCGGCGCCGACGTGTGGATCCCCGAGGTCCTCTTCGCCGGCTTCCAGCTCACCTTCGCCATCATCACCGTCGCCCTGATCAGCGGTGCCGTGGCCGACCGGGTGAAGTTCTCCACCTGGATGGTCTTCGTCGCGATCTGGCTGACCCTCGTCTACTTCCCGATCTCGCACATGGTCTGGGGCGGCGGCATCCTCTCCGGCGCCGAGAACGGCTTCGCCGCATGGATGTTCGGCACCGAGGACGGTGCGGCCTCGGTCGCCCCGATCGACTTCGCCGGCGGCACCGTGGTGCACATCAACGCCGGTATCGCCGGTCTGGTCCTGGCGCTGGTCGTCGGCACCCGGATCGGCTTCGGCAAGGTCGCCATGCGGCCGCACAACGTGCCGCTGGTGATGATCGGCGCCGGCCTGCTGTGGTTCGGCTGGTTCGGCTTCAACGCCGGCTCCGAGCTGGCCGCCGACGGCCTGGCCAGCCTCGTCTGGGTCAACACCACCGCGGCCACCGCCGCCGCCATCCTCGGCTGGCTGGTCGTGGAGAAGGTCCGCGACGGGCACGCCACCTCGATCGGTGCCGCCTCCGGCGTCGTCGCCGGCCTGGTGGCCATCACCCCGGCCTGCGGCAGCCTCTCCCCGGTCGGCTCGCTGATCCTCGGTGTCGTCGCCGGAGCGCTCGCCGCGCTGGCCGTCGGCCTGAAGTTCCGCTTCGGCTTCGACGACAGCCTCGACGTCGTCGGGGTCCACCTGGTCGCCGGCCTCTGGGGCACCGTCGGTGCCGGCCTGCTGGCCACCGAGGGCGGCCTCTTCTACGGTGACGGCGTCCAGCAGACGGTCGTGCAGATCGTCGTCGCGCTGGTCAGCCTGCTCATCTCCGGCGTGCTCACCTTCGTCATCGCGATCGCCCTCAAGGCCACCATGGGCTGGCGGATCGCCGACGACGACGAGGTGTCCGGCATCGACGGTGCCGAGCACGCCGAGTCCGGCTACGACCTGGTCTCCCGCGGCGGCCGCCTCGGGGTCTCCAGCCAGGGGAGCCAGCACGACGCCCGCCACGCCGACGAGATCACCGAAGGAGCCAAGGCATGAAGCTCGTCACCGCGATCATCAAGCCGCACCAGCTGGACGAGGTCAAGGAGGCCCTGGAGACCTACGGGATCACCGGCATGACCGTCAGCGAGGCCAGCGGGTACGGACGCCAGCGAGGGCACAGCGAGGTCTACCGCGGCGCCGAGTACACCGTGGACTTCGTCCCGAAGATCCGCCTCGAGGTCCTCGTCGAGGACACCGACGCCGCCTCGGCCGTCGACGTCATCACCACCACCAGCCGCACCGGCCGGATCGGTGACGGCAAGGTGTGGGTCTCCCCGGTCGAGGACGTGGTCCGGGTCCGCACCGGCGAGCGCGGCGTGGACGCCCTGTGACGCAGGGACGCTGACACCGATGACCACGACGCGCGATCGAGCAGACCTGCGCGCGGAGCGGCTCGACCTCGCCGGCACCAGGCAGTTCGCCACGCCTGGTGCCGGCGAGGCCCGTCGCGCCGCGATCACCGAGGTCACCCGCACCTGGCTGCGCGAGCTCTACGCCGACGCGGTGGGGGAGCGACCCGGCCTCGCCCTGGCCGCCGTCGGCAGCCTGGGCCGCGGGGACTCCGGGCCGCTGAGCGACCTCGACCTGGTCCTGGTGCACGACGGCCGCTCGGTCGCCACGAGCGAGGTCGCCCGGCTCGCCGACGAGCTCTGGTACCCGATCTGGGACTCGGGGCTGCGGCTGGACCACTCGGTGCGCTCGTCCGCCGAGTGCCGGAAGGTGGCCGCGGACGACCTGGCCGCCGCGGTCGGGCTGCTCGACCTCAACCTCGTCGCCGGCGACCCCGACCTCGTCGCCGGGGTCCGCTCCACGGTGGCGCACGACTGGCGGGCCGGGGCCCGCAAGCGGCTGCCCACCTTCCTGGAGTCGCTGCGCGCCCGGCACCACCGGCACGGCGAGCTGGCCCAGCAGATCGAGCCGGACCTGAAGGAGGCCGCCGGCGGGCTGCGCGACGCCACCGTGCTGCGGGCGCTCACCGAGGCCTGGCTGACCGACCGGCCCCGTGGCGAGGTGGATGCCGCGCTCGCCCGGCTGCTCGACGTCCGGGACGCGCTGCACGTGGTGACCGGCCGCGGGCGCGACCGCCTCTCGCTGGAGGAGCACGACGCGGTCGCCGCCCTGCTCTGCCTCGAGGACGGCGACGCGCTGCTCACCCAGGTGTCCTGGGCCGCGCGCACCGTCGCCTGGAGCCTGGACGGCACCGCCCGCCGGGCCGCGCAGAGCCAGCGTGCGCGAACCCTGCGCGTCGGCCCCCGCCAGCCGGCGATGAGCCCGCTGGGGCACGGCCTCTTCAAGCACGACGGAGAAGCGGTGCTCGGCTCCACCGGGCAGGTCGGGGTGGACCCGACCCTGCCGCTGCGGGCCGCCTCGGTGGCCGCCCGGGCCCGGCTGCCGATCGCCCCGAAGACGCTGCAGAACCTCGCCGAGTCCCCGGAGATCGCCCAGCCGTGGGACGCCCGGGCCCGCGACCTGCTCACCGACCTGCTGTCCACCGGCCCCGGGCTGGTGGAGGTCTGGGAGGGCCTGGACCAGGTCGGCCTCGTCGAGTGCTGGCTGCCGGAGTGGGTGGCCGTGCGCAGCCGCCCGCAGCGCAACGCCATCCACCGCCACACCGTCGACCGGCACCTGCTGGAGACCGTGCTGCAGGCCGGGACGATGGCCCGCGAGGTCGCCCGCCCCGACCTGCTGCTGCTCGGCGCCCTGCTGCACGACATCGGCAAGGTCGCCGGCTCCCGCGACCACTCCGTCGACGGGGCCCGGATCGCCGACGGCGCGCTGCGCCGCCTGGGGCTGGCCGACGAGGACCGGGAGCTCGTGGTGCTGCTGGTCCGCGAGCACCTCACCCTGCTCGACGTCGCCACCCGCCGCGACCTGGAGGACCCCAGCACCCTGGCGCACGTGCTCGACGTCGTCGGCCACGACATCGAGACCTTCGAGATGCTGCGCGCGCTGACCGTCGCCGACGCCCGGGCCGCCGGGCCGAAGGCGTGGACCGACTGGCGGGCCAGCCTGCTCGACGTGCTCACCGGCCGGGTGCGCGAGGCGCTCACCGGGGAGGCGCCGCTGGTGCCGCCGCCGCCACGACCGGAGCTGGACGAGGCCGCCCTGGACGACGTGGCCACCGGGCGCCCGCACGTCACCGTCGCCGCGGCGCCCGGCGGCTGGGAGATCACCGTGCACGCCCGCGACCGGCTCGGCCTCTTCGCCGACACCGCCGGTCTGCTCGCCGCCTACGGGCTCACCGTGCGCCGGGCCCGGCTGGGCACCGTCGACGGGATCGCCGTGGACGAGTGGTTCGTCGAGTCGCCCGGCGGCGACCCGCCGGAGCCGCTGCGGATCGTGCAGGGCCTGACCCGGCTCGAAGGGGGCGACCGCGGCACCCTGGCCTCGCTCGACCGGCGGCGTCGTACCCGCACCACCATCCCGTCGCCGGCCGGCGGCGCCCGCGCCTTCGTCGTCCCGGCGGCCGGCACCGACGCCACCGTCATCGAGGTCCGCGCCCAGGACCGGCCCGGGCTGCTGCACGACCTCGGGCTGGCGCTCGCGGCGCAGGGGCTGGGGGTCCGCTCGGCGCACGTCTCCACCCACGCCGGGCAGACGCTGGACACCTTCTACGTCACCGAGCCGCTGGGTCGGCCGCTGCCGCCGGCCCGGGTCGCCCGGGCGGTCGGGGCGGTGATCGACGCCTGCGACGCGGGGGTGGACGACGAGGTGCCGCGCGGCGGATAACCTTGGGCGGGTGTTCACCAGCCTGTCCGACCGCCTGACCGGGACCTTCAAGAACCTCCGGGGCAAGGGGCGCCTGTCCGAGTCCGACGTCAACAAGACCGTGCGGGACATCCGCATGGCCCTCATCGACGCGGACGTCTCGCTGCCCGTGGTCAAGCAGTTCACCTCGGCGGTGCGCGAGCGGGCCACCGGCGCCGAGGTGAGCCAGGCGCTCAACCCGGCCCAGCAGGTCATCAAGATCGTCAACGAGGAGCTCGTCGAGATCCTCGGCGGCAACACCCGCACGATCACCTACGCCAAGCGCCCGCCGACGGTCATCATGCTCGCCGGGCTGCAGGGCTCGGGCAAGACCACCTTCGCCGGCAAGCTCGGTGCCCGGCTGAAGGAGGAGGGGCACACCCCCCTGCTCGTCGCCGCCGACCTGCAGCGGCCGAACGCGGTCACCCAGCTCGAGGTCGTCGGCCAGCGGGCCGGGGTCTCGGTCTTCGCGCCGGAGCGCGGCAACACCGGTGGGCACGACGCGGTCTCCGGGACCGGTGAGGGCACCCGCTCCTTCGGCGACCCCGTCGGGGTCAGCCGGGCCGGCATCCAGGAGGCGCTGAGCCGGCAGCACGACGTGGTCATCGTCGACACCGCCGGCCGGCTCGCGGTGGACGCCGACCTCATGCAGCAGGCCTCGGACATCCGGGCGGCGATCGAGCCCGACGAGGTGCTCTTCGTCATCGACGCGATGATCGGCCAGGCCGCGGTGGAGACCGCCCAGGCCTTCCAGGAGGGCGTCGACTTCACCGGTGTCGTGCTCTCCAAGCTCGACGGCGACGCCCGCGGCGGTGCCGCGCTGTCGGTGGCCGGGACCACCGGGCGCCCGATCATGTTCGCCTCCACCGGCGAGCAGGTGAAGGACATCGAGGTCTTCCACCCGGACCGGATGGCCAGCCGGATCCTCGACATGGGCGACGTGCTCACCCTCATCGAGCAGGCCGAGCGCGCCTTCGAGCGCGGCCAGGCCGAGGAGATGCAGCGCAAGTTCCTCGCCGAGGAGGACTTCACCTTCGACGACTTCCTGCAGCAGATGGCCGCGATCAAGCGGATGGGCTCGCTGAAGTCGATGCTGAAGATGATGCCCGGCATGGGCCAGATGAGCGCCGAGCTGGACGCCTTCGACGAGCGCCAGTTCGACCGCATCGAGGCGATGGTGCAGTCGATGACCCGCTTCGAGCGCACCCACCCCAAGCAGATCAACGGCTCCCGCCGGGCCCGGATCGCCCGCGGCTCCGGGGTCGAGGTCTCCGAGGTCAACCAGCTGCTGGAGCGCTTCGGGCAGGCGCAGAAGGTGATGAAGCAGATGGCCCGCGGCGGCGGTGTCCCCGGGATGCCCGGCATGCCGGGGATGCCCGGCGGCGGTGGCGGCCGCAAGAAGCAGGTCAAGCAGCCGAAGAAGAAGGGCAAGTCCGGCAACCCGGCCAAGCGCGCCCAGCAGGAGAAGGAGGCCGCCGACCGGGCGGCCGGGCGGCGGGCCGCGGGGCCGGCCGGGTCCGCCTTCGGCCAGCAGGGCGGTCAGGGTGCGCCGCACGAGCTCGACCCCGACCAGCTGCCC
Proteins encoded:
- a CDS encoding thiol-disulfide oxidoreductase DCC family protein yields the protein MRRPVLVFDGDCGMCTRAASLVERRFRPEPERFDVAPSQALDLDALGLTQAECDEALQWVATDGSIASGHAAVARMLRASYPWARPLGALLTAPVLDRVAALAYRWVARNRHIFPGGTPACAVPGSTTDPAGPTATDAQGERP
- a CDS encoding [protein-PII] uridylyltransferase, which encodes MTTTRDRADLRAERLDLAGTRQFATPGAGEARRAAITEVTRTWLRELYADAVGERPGLALAAVGSLGRGDSGPLSDLDLVLVHDGRSVATSEVARLADELWYPIWDSGLRLDHSVRSSAECRKVAADDLAAAVGLLDLNLVAGDPDLVAGVRSTVAHDWRAGARKRLPTFLESLRARHHRHGELAQQIEPDLKEAAGGLRDATVLRALTEAWLTDRPRGEVDAALARLLDVRDALHVVTGRGRDRLSLEEHDAVAALLCLEDGDALLTQVSWAARTVAWSLDGTARRAAQSQRARTLRVGPRQPAMSPLGHGLFKHDGEAVLGSTGQVGVDPTLPLRAASVAARARLPIAPKTLQNLAESPEIAQPWDARARDLLTDLLSTGPGLVEVWEGLDQVGLVECWLPEWVAVRSRPQRNAIHRHTVDRHLLETVLQAGTMAREVARPDLLLLGALLHDIGKVAGSRDHSVDGARIADGALRRLGLADEDRELVVLLVREHLTLLDVATRRDLEDPSTLAHVLDVVGHDIETFEMLRALTVADARAAGPKAWTDWRASLLDVLTGRVREALTGEAPLVPPPPRPELDEAALDDVATGRPHVTVAAAPGGWEITVHARDRLGLFADTAGLLAAYGLTVRRARLGTVDGIAVDEWFVESPGGDPPEPLRIVQGLTRLEGGDRGTLASLDRRRRTRTTIPSPAGGARAFVVPAAGTDATVIEVRAQDRPGLLHDLGLALAAQGLGVRSAHVSTHAGQTLDTFYVTEPLGRPLPPARVARAVGAVIDACDAGVDDEVPRGG
- a CDS encoding P-II family nitrogen regulator — protein: MKLVTAIIKPHQLDEVKEALETYGITGMTVSEASGYGRQRGHSEVYRGAEYTVDFVPKIRLEVLVEDTDAASAVDVITTTSRTGRIGDGKVWVSPVEDVVRVRTGERGVDAL
- a CDS encoding ammonium transporter codes for the protein MSTLAPLAADPPAIDTAATAFMIICASLVLLMTPGLALFYGGMTRAKSVLNMMMMSFGAMGVAGVIYVLWGYSMAFGGSDIGGLFANPFEKFGLRGVASAVEGVTATVGADGMPVIDVFGADVWIPEVLFAGFQLTFAIITVALISGAVADRVKFSTWMVFVAIWLTLVYFPISHMVWGGGILSGAENGFAAWMFGTEDGAASVAPIDFAGGTVVHINAGIAGLVLALVVGTRIGFGKVAMRPHNVPLVMIGAGLLWFGWFGFNAGSELAADGLASLVWVNTTAATAAAILGWLVVEKVRDGHATSIGAASGVVAGLVAITPACGSLSPVGSLILGVVAGALAALAVGLKFRFGFDDSLDVVGVHLVAGLWGTVGAGLLATEGGLFYGDGVQQTVVQIVVALVSLLISGVLTFVIAIALKATMGWRIADDDEVSGIDGAEHAESGYDLVSRGGRLGVSSQGSQHDARHADEITEGAKA
- the ffh gene encoding signal recognition particle protein, translated to MFTSLSDRLTGTFKNLRGKGRLSESDVNKTVRDIRMALIDADVSLPVVKQFTSAVRERATGAEVSQALNPAQQVIKIVNEELVEILGGNTRTITYAKRPPTVIMLAGLQGSGKTTFAGKLGARLKEEGHTPLLVAADLQRPNAVTQLEVVGQRAGVSVFAPERGNTGGHDAVSGTGEGTRSFGDPVGVSRAGIQEALSRQHDVVIVDTAGRLAVDADLMQQASDIRAAIEPDEVLFVIDAMIGQAAVETAQAFQEGVDFTGVVLSKLDGDARGGAALSVAGTTGRPIMFASTGEQVKDIEVFHPDRMASRILDMGDVLTLIEQAERAFERGQAEEMQRKFLAEEDFTFDDFLQQMAAIKRMGSLKSMLKMMPGMGQMSAELDAFDERQFDRIEAMVQSMTRFERTHPKQINGSRRARIARGSGVEVSEVNQLLERFGQAQKVMKQMARGGGVPGMPGMPGMPGGGGGRKKQVKQPKKKGKSGNPAKRAQQEKEAADRAAGRRAAGPAGSAFGQQGGQGAPHELDPDQLPEGFGKFLGR